Part of the Pirellulales bacterium genome, CGGATGTTTTTCTCGTGGCGGCCGCCGCTGATCGATTCCTCCATGCCGTCGCGCACATCGTACTGCCAAAACAAGCCGCTGGGCAGACCGCGCTCCGTTTCCCAACGGCCGTAGTCGGCGATCAAGTCGTCGAGCAATGCCACCAGAAAATCACGATCCAAAGTCACCAAATATCGGTCATACAGCGCGGCTTCTGCCCAACTGCTGTACTGATGGAAATGTTTGGCGGGGACGCCGCCCTCTCCGGAATGAAACCAGAAATTCGTGTATTCGTCCAACGGACGCTGATCGCGAAGCCAACGCCCTTCGGCCAAGTGATGTCCGTAAGCGCAGGAAATAGTGTTGTATGGTCCGGCATGTGAAACCGGTTGCAAAAATTCCGTCAGCACCAGGCCAAACGGAGTTTGTTCGATGTGCTTGCGATAGGTCCACCAGCGGAAGTAATACGTTTCCTCAAATTGCGCGTCCGGGCAATTGAACAGTGGCGCATCGTCGCTGATCCATTGCCACGCTTGTTCGTTGGCAATGAGATAGGCATCGGAGTTGGTCCCACGCTTTTGATCCAGCGCGTTAAATTTATCGACGTGGTGCACATAGTCCGCGGGCCGAAGCACAAACGGCTTCACGGAGCCCGCGCTGGGCAACGGTGGTCCCGTTGCAGCTGAGGTGTCGGCATTGGCAACAGCGGCGCTTTTCATCGACAAAGCCCCAGACCGCTGATCGACTTCGTGCAGGCGTGTAATCCGCAGCGCTATGTACTGCTTGCCCGGCAATTCAATCGTCGGATGTCTCGGACAGTTGTAGCGGTACTGACTTTCTTTGACTGCTTCGAACTCGCCTTCCACCGGCGTAATGGTCATATCCCAGGCGTTGATGATTTCGACGCGAAATTTCATCCCCGTTTGGGCCGGCTTGGTGATCGGCAACGAAAAGGTCCATTTCCGCGGCGACTCTTTGCCGAAATACACCAGATAGTATTCGTTGGGTTTGCCGGCGGTTTGCAAATCTTGCCATTTATCAATCGGATTGATTCCCTCCGGCGGGCCGTGTTCGACAATCTGCTTCAAAAACCCAATTCGTGGTGGGCTTTGCCCGTGTAGGGCGCCGCCGCTGGACCAGGCAATTTGATCGTCCTGATTTTGATACGTTTCGCCGTGCGTAGCGTAGGTTCCGGCCATGATGGCCACCCAAAATCGATGCACCATTTCCTGCGGCATCAGATTTCCCCAACGAACCGGCAAATCGCCCTCGTACTTGATTTCGTCGTAAATAATTGGCTTGCGATACACGTCGCGCAAAATCTCAGCGCGGCCAATATCTTCCACGGCGGAACCGTTTTGAATGCTGGCATGCGTGACCAGCGGATTAGTGTTGTTGAAGATTTGGGAGCAATTGTGAATGGAGCGCAGGTGACCGTAGGGATCGTCGTGGGCGATGATTTCAAAGAAGCGATCCCAATCGCTTTCCTTTTTTTCTTTTAGCAAATCCCACTCGTTAGCTAGCGACCACCACACGTTGCGATACGCCGCCAAGCGTGCCACCACGTAGTGCAAATACAAATCGTCCGCCGCCGCCGGCATTCGGTCGAATCCCCAATGGCTGCTGTCATACGGATGAAACAGGATCAAGTCGGCTTGGATGCCCAGGTCGCCCAGTTGCGCAATGCACTGCTCCAGGTGCTGGAAAAATACCGGATTAAAGCGGGTGAAGTCCCATTGATTGGGCGGCGTTCCCTCGTAGGGATATAACCCCGGCTCACGACGATTGTGATCGTACCACTTTGGAAACAAACACATCCGCAATTTGTTGAACGGGTTTTGCGCCAGCGTGGCCAGCGTTTGTTGCTGCAATGCTTCCGTTTGATGAACCCAAGCGTAGCAAGTGGTTCCAAAAGGAAAAAACGGAGTGCCGTCGGCATAGCCGAAATGGTATGTACTTCGAACCTGCACCGGCCCGTGATTATTTTTCGATGGCGCAACCACAGTGAAATTGCCACGCCTGCCGTCCAGCGCCGGGTGGTTGCTATGGGTAACGTATTCCCAAGTGCCCAGGGCATCAGGCATGAAGCGAATGCGGTAGACGCCGTCGCCGTCATAAAACCCATGAACTGTAGTTGGCTTCAACTGGGATTGCCCGCTCGGCTGGAAATCTGCTGACAATTGAACATCGACAAACGGATTGCCGTCAGCAGGACCGGGCAATTCGATTTCGAAAATGCCCCACTGTTCAACCGGTTTGGTAGCGACCTTTGCCTCATTCGTTTCGGCGGCAAAGGCTTGCCGAAACAGAAACAGCGCCATCAGCAACGGCAGCAAAAGCCGCCAGAAGGCACACTCAAGCCCAGCATTCGTGCGCTGTTTTCCCATGGATTTTGGCCCGTTGCCGTGGCCTGAGGAAGCCACATTCCGCCCCAACGGTGCTGTGAATTAACTCGCTGCGCATTCAGGCCTGTCGCCGGTGACCGTGAAGCCCAGCTCTTCAATCATTTTATAATCGGCTTCCGGGGCTTGCCCTCTGGTCGTTAGATAATCGCCCACAAACACGGAGTTGGCCACGTACAATCCGAGGGCCTGTAAACTGCCCAAGTGCAATTCGCGACCGCCGGCAATCCGGATTTCGCTGGCCGGATTGACCAGCCGCAACAGGCACAGCGCTTTCAAGCAATAGCGCGGATTTAATCGCTGACTTCCCGCCAAGGGAGTGCCGTCGATCGCATTGAGAAAATTGAGCGGGATCGATTCCACCTGCATGTCGCGCAGCGCAAAAGCCATGTCGACCACGTCGGCGTCGTGCTCCCCCATGCCGATGATGCCACCGGAGCACAGCTCCAATCCGGCGGCACGCACGGACTGCAACGTATCGACGCGGTCTTGCCAGGTGTGCGTAGTGCAAATTTCCGGATAGAAACGTTGGCTGGTGTTCAAATTGTGATTCACCTTGTCAACGCCGCACGCTTTCAATCGCAGGG contains:
- a CDS encoding DUF5060 domain-containing protein encodes the protein MGKQRTNAGLECAFWRLLLPLLMALFLFRQAFAAETNEAKVATKPVEQWGIFEIELPGPADGNPFVDVQLSADFQPSGQSQLKPTTVHGFYDGDGVYRIRFMPDALGTWEYVTHSNHPALDGRRGNFTVVAPSKNNHGPVQVRSTYHFGYADGTPFFPFGTTCYAWVHQTEALQQQTLATLAQNPFNKLRMCLFPKWYDHNRREPGLYPYEGTPPNQWDFTRFNPVFFQHLEQCIAQLGDLGIQADLILFHPYDSSHWGFDRMPAAADDLYLHYVVARLAAYRNVWWSLANEWDLLKEKKESDWDRFFEIIAHDDPYGHLRSIHNCSQIFNNTNPLVTHASIQNGSAVEDIGRAEILRDVYRKPIIYDEIKYEGDLPVRWGNLMPQEMVHRFWVAIMAGTYATHGETYQNQDDQIAWSSGGALHGQSPPRIGFLKQIVEHGPPEGINPIDKWQDLQTAGKPNEYYLVYFGKESPRKWTFSLPITKPAQTGMKFRVEIINAWDMTITPVEGEFEAVKESQYRYNCPRHPTIELPGKQYIALRITRLHEVDQRSGALSMKSAAVANADTSAATGPPLPSAGSVKPFVLRPADYVHHVDKFNALDQKRGTNSDAYLIANEQAWQWISDDAPLFNCPDAQFEETYYFRWWTYRKHIEQTPFGLVLTEFLQPVSHAGPYNTISCAYGHHLAEGRWLRDQRPLDEYTNFWFHSGEGGVPAKHFHQYSSWAEAALYDRYLVTLDRDFLVALLDDLIADYGRWETERGLPSGLFWQYDVRDGMEESISGGRHEKNIRPTINSYMAANAQAIARIAALAGRPEVASQFTAKFESLRANLLAQLWNPDAKFFEVKLEHGGWSDAREAIGFIPWMFHLAQPQQALMWLQLSDPTGFQAPCGLTTAEQRHPKFRSHGVGKCEWDGAVWPFATSQTLNGLANLLHDSEQPYVSRRDYFTALQTYARSQQMDGEPYIGEYLDEKTGQWLITGPKAQRSRDYNHSTFNDLVISGLVGLVPREDDTVEVDPLLPADAWDWFCLDGVPFHGRNLTIMWDRSGQHYGRGVGLVIWADGQELARSPSLQRVTAKLPAIGKTN
- the bioB gene encoding biotin synthase BioB is translated as MPQPATFPNELQNEHHSASSPSRWHELAQRVLDGHQLSRDEALAVLQSPDVELLDLIAACHKIRHRHWGRTVQLYFLMNAKSGLCPEDCGYCSQSKVSQAEIPVYNLISESKLLDAARVCHERGASTYCLVISARGPTEREMEAVEYIVPKIKEQYGLNVCACLGLLTPEQALRLKACGVDKVNHNLNTSQRFYPEICTTHTWQDRVDTLQSVRAAGLELCSGGIIGMGEHDADVVDMAFALRDMQVESIPLNFLNAIDGTPLAGSQRLNPRYCLKALCLLRLVNPASEIRIAGGRELHLGSLQALGLYVANSVFVGDYLTTRGQAPEADYKMIEELGFTVTGDRPECAAS